In one Babylonia areolata isolate BAREFJ2019XMU chromosome 12, ASM4173473v1, whole genome shotgun sequence genomic region, the following are encoded:
- the LOC143287845 gene encoding uncharacterized protein LOC143287845 produces the protein MTAFSDFPVPSHFPHFLPHAHVMAYFRMYAQHFRLLPHIRFNAEVRHIRRAEDYDVTGRWTVTYVQHAHKTCPVKCAELHSCRRAENGGDKLHGELKEGVNDTVKGKDQCNVEQMNNHDDQHKEKDLGAADSWKLNGTEPTTDQSNTTDQGTTANCFTPNGRERAAAQSKDTDRETASGRLQTNGTGATPDQCKTNTRNTGPRPNKENDPNWANGRSSYARISYQASPEQNNTGTLQEPEEEDTAAPRKPEEEDTAAPQEPEEEDTAAPQEPEEEDTAAPQEPKEEEEADRPRRQEAEEESGSACREVTEVYDGVMICTGHHTVPYVPHFPGMADFQGQVLHSQDYKRPEPYRGRRVLVIGVGNSAVDIASDLAKTARQVYLSTRRGSWVLSRSVTWGVPADMVANCRAMASLPSSLLQWLVERQANCRMDHDRLGIKPRHRLLSAHPTINDELPFHLMTQRVQVRADVSRILPRAVQFTDGHVQEVDVIIMATGYDYRLDFVDPKVLQVIDNRVKLYKYVFPPHLPHATLAVIGLVQAIGAVMPISELQCRWFASLMIGRVRLPERGKMEKDIAQKEKEMDSRYYRSRRHTLQTFWVQYMDEVAEQIGARPVLWRMLLTRPSLALRCVLGPCLPAQYRLQGPHAWPHAARFIRSVWTRYNLRPKATRDPNTSTQRLPGAPTCTEEDERATEKAKAPNDANNCADVTASPVRHRVLTATVTSACSEPSHPPAFLCPAKI, from the exons ATGACGGCCTTCAGTGACTTCCCAGTCCCCTCCCACTTCCCGCACTTCCTGCCGCACGCCCACGTCATGGCCTACTTCCGGATGTACGCCCAGCACTTCCGCCTCCTGCCTCACATCCGGTTCAACGCAGAAGTGCGTCACATTCGCCGGGCAGAGGACTATGACGTCACGGGGCGATGGACGGTGACGTACGTGCAGCATGCTCACAAAACCTGCCCCGTGAAATGCGCGGAGCTCCATTCGTGCCGGCGGGCTGAGAATGGCGGCGACAAGCTTCACGGCGAGTTGAAAGAGGGGGTGAACGATACAGTGAAAGGCAAAGACCAGTGCAATGTGGAGCAAATGAACAATCACGATGACCAGCACAAAGAGAAAGACCTAGGAGCAGCAGACAGCTGGAAACTGAATGGCACAGAACCGACAACAGACCAAAGCAACACCACCGACCAAGGAACAACAGCAAACTGCTTCACGCCAAACGGGAGGGAAAGAGCGGCCGCCCAAAGCaaagacacggacagagaaaCGGCAAGCGGCAGACTACAGACCAACGGCACAGGGGCGACGCCTGACCAATGCAAAACGAACACCCGAAATACTGGACCACGCCCGAACAAAGAGAACGACCCGAACTGGGCAAACGGACGAAGCAGTTATGCTAGAATCTCATATCAGGCATCACCAGAACAAAATAACACAGGAACGCTACAGGAACCGGAAGAGGAAGACACAGCAGCGCCACGGAAACCGGAAGAGGAAGACACTGCAGCGCCACAGGAACCGGAAGAGGAAGACACTGCAGCGCCACAGGAACCGGAAGAGGAAGACACAGCAGCGCCACAGGAaccgaaagaggaagaagaagcagacagaccCAGGCGACAGGAAGCGGAAGAGGAAAGTGGAAGTGCATGCCGGGAAGTTACAGAGGTCTATGACGGCGTGATGATCTGCACGGGGCACCACACCGTGCCCTACGTGCCCCACTTCCCGGGCATGGCCGACTTCCAGGGTCAGGTCCTCCACTCGCAGGACTACAAACGGCCCGAGCCTTACCGGGGACGTCGCGTCCTCGTCATCG GGGTGGGCAACTCGGCTGTCGACATCGCTTCAGACCTGGCCAAGACGGCACGGCAG GTGTACCTGAGCACCAGGAGAGGGTCCTGGGTGCTGTCCCGGTCAGTGACGTGGGGGGTCCCCGCAGACATGGTGGCCAACTGCCGGGCCAtggcctccctcccctcctccctcctgcaGTGGTTGGTGGAGCGACAGGCCAACTGCAGGATGGACCACGACAGGCTGGGGATCAAACCCCGCCATCG TCTGTTATCCGCCCACCCGACCATCAACGACGAGTTGCCCTTTCACCTCATGACGCAGCGCGTGCAGGTGCGAGCTGACGTCAGCAGGATCCTTCCGCGGGCCGTGCAGTTCACGGACGGCCACGTGCAGGAAGTTGACGTCATCATCATGGCCACCGGATATGACTACCGGCTGGACTTTGTCGATCCTAAAgtcttgcag GTGATTGACAACCGCGTGAAGCTGTACAAATACGTGTTTCCGCCGCACCTGCCGCATGCAACGCTGGCTGTGATTGGTCTGGTGCAAGCCATTGGTGCCGTCATGCCCATCTCTGAGCTCCAGTGTCGCTGGTTCGCCTCTCTCATGATCG GCCGAGTGCGCCTTCCAGAAAgaggaaagatggagaaagacatcgcgcaaaaagagaaagagatggactcTCGCTACTATCGCTCCAGGCGTCACACACTGCAG ACGTTCTGGGTTCAGTACATGGACGAGGTGGCGGAGCAGATCGGAGCGAGGCCCGTCCTGTGGAGGATGCTGCTGACCCGGCCGTCTCTGGCTCTGCGCTGTGTGCTGGGGCCCTGTCTGCCCGCCCAGTACAGGCTGCAGGGACCCCACGCCTGGCCCCATGCCgctcgcttcatcag atccgtGTGGACCCGATACAACCTCAGACCCAAAGCTACCCGGGATCCGAACACGAGCACGCAACGCCTCCCAGGGGCCCCTACCTGCACAGAGGAAGACGAGCGCGCCACAGAAAAAGCAAAGGCACCCAATGACGCAAACAACTGCGCTGACGTCACAGCAAGCCCAGTTCGTCACAGGGTGTTGACGGCGACTGTGACGTCAGCATGCTCCGAGCCTTCTCACCCACCCGCTTTCCTGTGTCCGGCG Aagatatga